A single genomic interval of Acidobacteriota bacterium harbors:
- a CDS encoding nucleotide sugar dehydrogenase, which yields MSSELLNKINEKRAVVGVIGLGYVGLPLAVELAHAGHTVIGFDVDDRRTNVINEGISYIPDVPTEAVKTLVEKGNLSATTDFSKLRKTDAVVICVPTPLRKTKEPDISYILAAAEQVCAHIQSPQLIILESTTYPGTTDEVLLPMLEETSLKLDEDFFLAFSPERVDPGNPQFQTHNIPKVVGGVSHASMDMAAALYQTIVERVHKVSSARVAETAKLLENTFRSVNIAMVNEIAQLCYHLGIDSWEVIQAAATKPFGFMAFYPGPGIGGHCIPLDPHYLSWKARLHGFEARFIGLAEEVNSYMPRYVVRLIQDGLNEQGKPLKGSKVLMLGVAYKKDIDDVRESPALAIAEQLLDKGAQLSYHDPHIAKMDLDGKGSLESVELTDEMLKECDAVIIVTDHSTIDYAKVVTLAPLIVDTRNATRNLNLSEHEAKIIRL from the coding sequence ATGAGTTCGGAATTATTAAATAAAATCAATGAAAAACGCGCGGTTGTCGGCGTTATCGGTTTGGGTTATGTCGGTTTGCCACTGGCTGTTGAACTGGCGCATGCCGGACATACGGTCATCGGCTTTGATGTTGATGATCGCCGCACCAATGTCATCAATGAAGGCATCTCTTACATTCCCGACGTGCCGACCGAAGCCGTCAAAACCCTGGTTGAAAAAGGCAATCTGTCGGCAACCACTGACTTTTCCAAATTGCGCAAAACCGATGCCGTGGTGATTTGTGTGCCGACGCCGCTTCGCAAAACCAAAGAGCCGGATATTTCTTATATACTCGCCGCCGCCGAACAGGTGTGCGCGCACATTCAATCGCCGCAATTGATTATTCTCGAATCGACAACCTATCCCGGCACCACAGACGAAGTGTTATTGCCGATGCTCGAAGAGACCAGCTTGAAACTCGATGAAGATTTCTTTCTCGCCTTTTCACCGGAGCGCGTCGATCCCGGCAATCCGCAATTTCAAACCCACAACATTCCGAAAGTGGTCGGCGGCGTGTCGCACGCTTCGATGGATATGGCGGCGGCGCTCTATCAAACCATCGTTGAACGGGTGCATAAAGTTTCCAGCGCGAGAGTTGCCGAAACCGCCAAGCTTTTGGAAAACACCTTTCGTTCGGTAAACATTGCGATGGTCAACGAAATCGCCCAACTCTGCTATCACCTGGGGATTGATTCGTGGGAAGTCATTCAAGCCGCAGCCACCAAACCCTTCGGCTTTATGGCGTTTTATCCGGGTCCTGGAATAGGGGGCCACTGCATCCCGCTCGACCCGCATTATCTTTCATGGAAAGCGCGGTTGCATGGTTTTGAAGCGCGCTTCATCGGGCTTGCCGAAGAGGTCAATTCTTATATGCCGCGTTATGTCGTAAGACTCATTCAGGACGGCTTGAATGAGCAGGGAAAACCCTTGAAAGGCTCGAAAGTCTTGATGCTCGGGGTTGCCTATAAAAAAGATATTGATGATGTGCGCGAATCGCCGGCGCTCGCCATCGCCGAACAGCTTTTGGATAAAGGGGCGCAACTCAGCTACCACGACCCGCACATTGCCAAAATGGATTTGGATGGCAAAGGTTCCTTAGAGAGTGTCGAACTGACGGACGAGATGTTGAAAGAATGCGATGCTGTAATCATCGTCACCGACCATTCGACGATTGATTACGCAAAAGTCGTGACCCTCGCGCCGCTCATCGTCGATACACGCAACGCCACACGCAACCTCAATCTCTCCGAACACGAAGCGAAAATCATTCGCTTATAA
- the rfaE1 gene encoding D-glycero-beta-D-manno-heptose-7-phosphate kinase, which produces MSQSQATIEQHRAESITGMFDGKRIIVLGDLMLDEFIFGRVRRISPEAPVPVVEVERQTLALGGAGNVVNNLVALGAAPLPVGIIGDDADAERLRQAFTRIGVKVDGLVADSNRPTTLKTRIIAHNQQVVRADRESKARVSTELEEQIIHTFIHQLDDADAVVVSDYSKGLLTARVLEQTLAAARGRGLTVCLDPKLRDFASYQPVTVITPNHQEASEAARITIEDEASLLEAGKRILETVKCRAALITRGEEGMSLFTDDERLTHIPTVAREVYDVTGAGDTVIATLTLALASGASFVEAAVLANHAAGVVVGKLGTATVTRKELLATI; this is translated from the coding sequence ATGAGCCAGTCGCAAGCAACAATTGAACAGCATCGCGCCGAATCCATAACCGGAATGTTCGATGGCAAACGCATCATCGTGCTCGGCGATTTGATGTTGGATGAATTTATTTTCGGGCGGGTGCGGCGCATTTCTCCCGAAGCGCCCGTCCCGGTGGTTGAAGTCGAACGCCAGACGCTGGCGCTTGGCGGCGCGGGAAATGTCGTAAATAACCTGGTGGCGCTTGGCGCTGCGCCTTTGCCTGTTGGCATCATCGGCGATGATGCGGATGCCGAACGATTGCGCCAGGCGTTTACCAGAATCGGCGTCAAAGTCGATGGCTTGGTTGCCGATAGCAACCGCCCGACGACTTTAAAAACCCGCATCATCGCGCACAATCAACAGGTGGTTCGCGCTGACCGTGAAAGCAAAGCAAGGGTGTCAACTGAACTCGAAGAGCAAATCATTCACACCTTCATTCACCAACTCGATGATGCCGATGCGGTGGTGGTTTCCGATTACAGCAAAGGGTTGCTTACGGCGCGCGTTCTCGAACAGACGCTTGCGGCGGCGCGTGGGCGCGGGCTTACGGTCTGCTTAGACCCGAAGCTCAGAGATTTTGCGAGCTATCAGCCGGTTACGGTCATCACGCCCAATCATCAGGAAGCCAGCGAAGCTGCAAGAATCACTATCGAAGATGAAGCCAGTTTGCTCGAAGCCGGAAAACGCATTCTCGAAACCGTCAAGTGTCGCGCTGCGCTCATCACTCGCGGCGAAGAAGGCATGTCGTTGTTTACGGATGACGAAAGGCTTACGCACATTCCCACAGTGGCGCGTGAAGTGTACGATGTGACGGGCGCAGGCGATACGGTGATTGCAACCCTCACGCTTGCGCTTGCCAGCGGCGCGTCGTTTGTTGAAGCGGCGGTGCTTGCCAATCACGCGGCGGGCGTTGTCGTCGGTAAACTCGGCACCGCAACTGTCACCCGCAAAGAATTGCTGGCGACGATTTAG